The genomic stretch ATGCAGGAATCGCCATCCGAACTCGGTCATCTGCTCGCCCCAATAGACCGCATCGCTGAAGTACTCGTGATTCCCGGTGATGAAATACTTGTGCTCGGCCCTGACGTCGGCGAGTTGTTTGGCGGCCGGCAAACGTAACTTGGGATCCCCGTCGGCTAGATCGCCTGTGTGGCAATAGATATCGGCGTCGATCCCGTTGATTTGGCGGACCCGCGCGGCCATCCATCGCGTGCCGAGAATCCGCGACAGGTGCGTATCGGTCACCTGCACGATCCGTAAGCCGTCGAGATCGCGATGAAGGCGGGGGATATGTATGTCGGTTTCACGAATCGGTGTTCGGGCCAGGGCTCGCCAGGAGCCGTACGTCAGCACGAGCAGCGTCCACACGAGCACGGCTGCGCTGGCGATCCGTCCACCCTCATCGACGTCGGTTGCCCACAGCGCGAACCGAAGGACCTCGCCGATGAGGGTCCACACGAACAGTTGGAATATGACGCCGAGCCAGGTCACGCCAATAGCGCTGGCGAGATCCCGCTTCAGCAGTTGGCCGCAAACCAGAAGCAGAACCATCACAGCCGCGGCGACCACACCAGTGAGAACCGCACCGCCAGTTGACATAATGTCTGCCGAGGTGAGCAGTCGCCACGCGGGGTACACATGTAGTAGCAGCGCGATGCACGAGATCACCGCCAGTACGACCAACCCGCGTACGCCGGGCGGTCCGTGGCTCGACTGGCGTTGTGCATCGTTCGGCGCGACTGATCTGTGTGATCCGCGAGCTTCAGATGCCGACGGTCCGGGTGTGCCGACATCTGGGCTCGCCGGCTTGTAGCTATGACGTTGAGGCCCAGTTGGCGAATGTGCAGCGCTCATGCGCCACACCGACACGAACTCATCGCAGGTCCGGACAGATTCAAGTTCGTGCTCCCATTCGAGGTGCGGTTACTCTCGGTAGAAACGTCACTGTGACGTTTCTACCGAGAGTAACCGGATGCGGGGCAGACGAGCTCGGTGACGGCCCGTCGCAGCATCGAACCATTTTCCCGCGATTCCGACCGACTTGCCACGGCGGCATTCTCGTCGCCGAGTCGGTCGGCGTACCCGGCGTGGATTTCGAGGTCCACAACGGGCCGCTTGATGCACACATCGGCGCGGACGCGACGCGTGGACGGTCGAGTCGACACTATGTGGATCTCACGCCGCGACGTCGGCGCAGATCGGGATACGTCGATACAGGTGGGCGCCGGACAGGCTCGCGCGCGCCGCAGTTCGCGGAGTATCCAATGCGCCGATAATCGACATTATGTCAGTTAATCTGCGCAATGCGCGGATGAAATGATTGCGCCGACCCCGCACCGCCGCGCTCCCACCATCGCCTTGAGATGGGCCCGAGTTGCGGAAACGTCGCCACAGGCAACGTTCGACGACTTCATGCGCTGACGGCGAGATCCGCGGGTTCGGTGATCGGGTCAGATCAAGCGAGCCTCGGCGACACGGGCTCCGTCGACCCGCGGTCCTGTGGCGCCGGATACCGCACGGCTGCGGGAAAGCAGCGCAGTAGCGCAGCCAGCCGCGCGGTATCACCCGCCACCTCGGCGTCCGCCCGCTCGACCGCATCGCGCAACACTTCCCCGGCGAACACCAGATTGCGAAACGTCGCCACCTCCGGCACGGTCAGCCACGCGTCGGGGTCGGACTGCTCACCGCGGGCCAACTCGAGGCGCCCGCCCGCAACGGTGGCCTGAAACCGGTCGCCAGCAACGTCCAGTTGACAGCGCAGCGACAGCTCCCCCGCCAGTGCCGGATCGAAGGTCGCGCGTAAGGCGAACAGCAGCGCGTCCACGCTGAGTTCTGCCGCGCCGTCCTCAGGCAGTGGTGCGCGGCTGCCCCAGCGGGCCAGCGCGAGGAGCACCGGCTCCAGTTCCTGCCCACGATCGGTGAGCTCGTACACGGCAGCACGTGCGGGCGGGCCCAGACGCCTTCGCTGCACCACGCCATCGGCTTCAAGCTCGCGCAAGCGCTGCGCGAGGACGTTCTGGCTCATCTGTGGTAGCCCACGGTGCAGGTCTGAGTAGCGCTTCGGGCCGAACACCAGCTCCCGCACAACGAGTAACGCCCACCGTTCGCCGACCGCGTTGAGCGCTCGCGCGATGCCGCAGGGGTCGTCGAACAGCCGCTTCTTACTCATGGGGGAGATTCTACTTGCACAATAGGCGGATATTCTCCTACATTAGGAGTATTAGGACTGTGACTTCCGCCGCTGGCACCGCCGGTGCTTTGGGTTCCGGGCGTCATGCGCGACAAGGTACGGACACGACTAGGAGCGAACGATGAGCGAATTGACCACCACACAGCCGACTGGAACACCGACCTGGATCGACCTGGGCATCCCGGATCTCGACCGCGCGATGACCTTCTACGGCGCGTTGTTCGGCTGGGAGTTCGATGTGTGGCCGGCGGAGTACGGTCACTACACCCAGTGCTTGCTACGGGGCAGACCGGTAGCGGCCATCAGGCCGAACCCCAATCCCGACGCCACAGTGTTCTGGTGGAATGTTTACTTCGCGACGGATGACTGTGACGCCGCGGCCGCTCGGGCGCGGGACGCGGGCGGCTCGATCATCACCGGCCCGATGGACGTGCTGGACCAGGGCCGGACGGCGATCATCAAAGACACCACCGGTGCGCAATGTGGACTGTGGCAGGCTGGCACCCACATCGGCTGCCAGATCGTCAACGAGCCGAGCGCCCTGCTTCGCAACGACCTGGTCACTGCGGAATCCGGGCCCGCTCGCGATTTCTACGT from Cumulibacter soli encodes the following:
- a CDS encoding winged helix-turn-helix transcriptional regulator, encoding MSKKRLFDDPCGIARALNAVGERWALLVVRELVFGPKRYSDLHRGLPQMSQNVLAQRLRELEADGVVQRRRLGPPARAAVYELTDRGQELEPVLLALARWGSRAPLPEDGAAELSVDALLFALRATFDPALAGELSLRCQLDVAGDRFQATVAGGRLELARGEQSDPDAWLTVPEVATFRNLVFAGEVLRDAVERADAEVAGDTARLAALLRCFPAAVRYPAPQDRGSTEPVSPRLA
- a CDS encoding metallophosphoesterase — its product is MSAAHSPTGPQRHSYKPASPDVGTPGPSASEARGSHRSVAPNDAQRQSSHGPPGVRGLVVLAVISCIALLLHVYPAWRLLTSADIMSTGGAVLTGVVAAAVMVLLLVCGQLLKRDLASAIGVTWLGVIFQLFVWTLIGEVLRFALWATDVDEGGRIASAAVLVWTLLVLTYGSWRALARTPIRETDIHIPRLHRDLDGLRIVQVTDTHLSRILGTRWMAARVRQINGIDADIYCHTGDLADGDPKLRLPAAKQLADVRAEHKYFITGNHEYFSDAVYWGEQMTEFGWRFLHNTHEVYQRGEGRLIIAGIDDPTGRSSGIDGHGPRLADALSGVDPDLPVLLLAHQPKQSADAAAHQVDLQLAGHTHGGQMWPFHHIVRADQKYVHGLHAVNERTQIYVSRGTGFWGPPFRIGAPPETAVLTLRAAAAPAN
- a CDS encoding VOC family protein, whose translation is MSELTTTQPTGTPTWIDLGIPDLDRAMTFYGALFGWEFDVWPAEYGHYTQCLLRGRPVAAIRPNPNPDATVFWWNVYFATDDCDAAAARARDAGGSIITGPMDVLDQGRTAIIKDTTGAQCGLWQAGTHIGCQIVNEPSALLRNDLVTAESGPARDFYVAVFGYTLDANPDLPEVDFTFLRRQDGHEIGGIVGDPHATTSRWGTMFQVDDVDAAARRAVAAGGTAGEPYDMIYGRVANITDPFGTEFDVGAAMTN